In a genomic window of Xylophilus rhododendri:
- the motB gene encoding flagellar motor protein MotB, which translates to MAEKKLQPIIVKKIKKGGHAPHGGAWKIAYADFVTAMMAFFLLMWLLGSTAKGELQGIASYFSNPMQVALGGGDGSGNSSSILPGGGNDLTKVHGQVRRSESDEDKKVKMSARMERRRQAQQDAQRMAELQNKIESLITESPKLREYKSQIKIEVTPDGLQIQIVDDQNRPMFDSGSALVKPYMRDILREIGAALGNVENKISLAGHTDATPYGNGERGYSNWELSSDRAAATRRELVGAGMPDAQLARVVGLAASDPFDKNDPKAPANRRITVTVLTREAEQRLLGHGLPAVPPEDLTDAVEGMDAADGKGGNGATTTPAAASTNNNNGAQALPLRKPMIDLPARPPRNQAEAPAAR; encoded by the coding sequence ATGGCAGAGAAGAAGCTCCAGCCCATCATCGTCAAGAAGATCAAGAAAGGCGGCCACGCCCCGCATGGCGGCGCGTGGAAGATCGCCTACGCCGACTTCGTGACGGCCATGATGGCCTTCTTCCTGCTGATGTGGCTGCTGGGCTCCACCGCCAAGGGCGAGCTGCAGGGCATCGCCTCCTACTTCAGCAACCCGATGCAGGTGGCGCTGGGCGGCGGCGACGGCTCGGGCAACAGCTCCAGCATCCTGCCCGGCGGCGGCAACGACCTGACGAAGGTGCATGGCCAGGTGCGCCGCTCCGAGTCCGACGAGGACAAGAAAGTGAAGATGTCGGCGCGCATGGAGCGCCGCCGCCAGGCTCAGCAGGACGCCCAGCGCATGGCCGAGCTGCAGAACAAGATCGAATCGCTGATCACCGAGAGCCCCAAGCTGCGCGAATACAAGTCGCAGATCAAGATCGAGGTGACGCCCGACGGCCTGCAGATCCAGATCGTGGACGACCAGAACCGCCCCATGTTCGACAGCGGCAGCGCCCTGGTGAAGCCCTATATGCGCGACATCCTGCGCGAGATCGGCGCGGCGCTGGGCAATGTCGAGAACAAGATCAGCCTGGCCGGCCATACCGACGCCACGCCCTACGGCAACGGCGAGCGCGGCTACAGCAACTGGGAGCTGTCCTCCGACCGCGCCGCCGCCACCCGGCGCGAACTGGTCGGCGCCGGCATGCCCGACGCCCAGCTGGCCCGCGTGGTGGGCCTGGCCGCCAGCGACCCCTTCGACAAGAACGACCCCAAGGCGCCGGCCAACCGCCGCATCACCGTCACCGTGCTCACCCGCGAGGCCGAGCAGCGCCTGCTGGGCCACGGCCTGCCCGCCGTGCCGCCGGAAGACCTGACAGACGCCGTCGAAGGCATGGATGCCGCCGACGGCAAGGGCGGCAACGGCGCGACCACCACCCCTGCCGCCGCCTCCACGAACAACAACAACGGCGCACAGGCACTCCCGCTGCGCAAGCCCATGATCGATCTACCGGCGCGGCCGCCCCGCAACCAGGCCGAGGCCCCGGCCGCACGCTAG
- the cheY gene encoding chemotaxis response regulator CheY produces MATALRFLIVDDFSTMRRIVRNLLKESGFTDADEAEDGAAALQKLRNGRFDFVVTDINMPNMNGFELLTSIKADEKLKHLPVLMVTAEARKEDIVAAAQGGAAGYIVKPFTKATLEDKVNNILKKTGLVA; encoded by the coding sequence GTGGCCACAGCATTGCGTTTCCTCATCGTCGATGACTTCTCCACGATGCGCCGCATCGTCCGCAACCTGCTCAAGGAATCGGGCTTCACGGATGCCGACGAGGCCGAAGACGGCGCCGCCGCGCTGCAGAAGCTGCGCAACGGCCGCTTCGACTTCGTGGTGACCGACATCAACATGCCCAACATGAACGGCTTCGAGCTGCTCACCAGCATCAAGGCTGATGAAAAACTCAAGCACCTGCCGGTGCTGATGGTGACCGCCGAAGCCCGCAAGGAAGACATCGTGGCGGCCGCCCAGGGCGGCGCTGCGGGCTACATCGTCAAGCCCTTCACCAAGGCGACGCTGGAAGACAAGGTGAACAACATCCTGAAGAAGACGGGGCTGGTGGCATGA
- a CDS encoding protein phosphatase CheZ, whose protein sequence is MRIGQLTRQLHDSLNALGFADRLRESVGEMPDAKSRLSYIARLTSDAAEKVLNRVELAKANHEFILNEARQMVASVKKDPVAAVASGRIMNFLEDMERTTQEADSHLTEIMMAQDFHDLTGQVIARVVSLTANIEDQLLQLLIQTAPPGSAAPEAAAAATAASAAAVSAAEAAEAEVEGLPEPSHPRLNGPVVEPEKLAGEVVTSQSEVDDLLASLGF, encoded by the coding sequence ATGCGCATCGGCCAGCTCACCCGCCAGCTGCACGACTCGCTCAACGCCCTCGGTTTCGCCGACCGCCTGCGCGAGAGCGTGGGCGAGATGCCCGATGCCAAGAGCCGCCTTTCCTACATCGCCCGCCTGACCAGCGACGCGGCCGAGAAGGTGCTCAACCGCGTGGAGCTGGCCAAGGCCAACCACGAGTTCATCCTGAACGAGGCGCGCCAGATGGTCGCCAGCGTCAAGAAGGACCCGGTCGCCGCCGTGGCCAGCGGCCGCATCATGAACTTCCTGGAAGACATGGAGCGCACCACCCAGGAGGCCGACAGCCACCTGACCGAGATCATGATGGCGCAGGACTTCCACGACCTCACCGGCCAGGTGATCGCACGTGTGGTGAGCCTGACGGCCAACATCGAGGACCAGCTGCTGCAGCTGCTGATCCAGACCGCTCCGCCCGGCAGCGCCGCGCCGGAAGCCGCTGCCGCCGCCACGGCCGCATCGGCCGCAGCCGTGTCCGCCGCCGAAGCCGCCGAAGCCGAGGTGGAAGGCCTGCCCGAGCCCTCGCATCCGCGCCTGAACGGTCCTGTCGTGGAGCCGGAAAAACTGGCCGGCGAGGTGGTGACCAGCCAGTCCGAAGTGGACGATCTGCTGGCCAGCCTGGGTTTCTGA
- a CDS encoding type II toxin-antitoxin system CcdA family antitoxin gives MFARASQTSPAAPGSPSAQISPARKSTNLTLTGDLVREARALGVNISQAAETGIAAAVAQRRQEHWLAENRAALESSNAYVEQHGLALAQHRNF, from the coding sequence ATGTTTGCGCGCGCTTCCCAAACCTCTCCCGCAGCGCCTGGTTCACCATCCGCGCAGATTTCGCCAGCGCGAAAATCGACCAACCTGACGTTGACGGGCGATTTGGTGAGGGAGGCCCGGGCGCTGGGCGTGAACATTTCGCAGGCGGCCGAAACGGGTATTGCCGCGGCGGTTGCGCAGCGTCGGCAGGAACACTGGCTCGCCGAAAACCGTGCCGCCCTGGAGAGTTCCAATGCCTACGTGGAGCAGCACGGCCTTGCGCTGGCGCAGCACCGGAACTTCTGA
- a CDS encoding EscU/YscU/HrcU family type III secretion system export apparatus switch protein, whose amino-acid sequence MDSSSDRNLPATAHKLKQARDDGQAPRSRDLTNLAVLGAGAFALVTLTPTAFQLLQQGLIKQLHFDHATLADPATMMERVQDMGGMGLMMCLIFAILVGAASVASAIASGGWIASLKPIMPDFSRINPISGLGNLISKQQMFNIAKLSVLTAILFFVTWIFMRDSLQRVTSLVMQPSSLALRDLADWLVSGVTMMLLVVFAAAAIDVPLQGFFMKSRLKMSHEEVKQEHKNAEGNPQIKSKIRQRAREIANRASVAKVPQADFIVMNPTHYAVAMRYDEVNMNAPQVISKGSDLLALRIRDIAKHHDIPVLQSPVLARALYAHAELDQPIPTSLFNAVAQVLAYVYRLKAAKRGEAAMPGVLPEPTVPPELDPHNTAAIQAAKAAKVEAVRL is encoded by the coding sequence ATGGACTCCAGCTCAGACCGCAACCTACCCGCCACCGCGCACAAGCTCAAGCAGGCCCGTGACGACGGCCAGGCGCCGCGCTCGCGCGACCTGACCAACCTGGCGGTGCTGGGCGCCGGCGCCTTCGCGCTGGTCACGCTGACGCCGACCGCCTTCCAACTGCTGCAGCAGGGCCTCATCAAGCAGCTGCATTTCGACCACGCCACCCTGGCCGACCCGGCCACCATGATGGAGCGGGTACAGGACATGGGCGGCATGGGCCTGATGATGTGCCTGATCTTTGCCATCCTGGTCGGCGCGGCCTCGGTCGCCAGCGCCATCGCCTCCGGCGGCTGGATCGCCAGCCTGAAACCCATCATGCCGGACTTCAGCCGCATCAACCCCATCTCCGGCCTGGGCAACCTGATCAGCAAGCAGCAGATGTTCAACATTGCCAAGCTGTCGGTGCTGACCGCCATCCTGTTCTTCGTCACCTGGATCTTCATGCGCGATAGCCTGCAGCGCGTGACCTCGCTGGTGATGCAGCCCTCCTCGCTGGCCTTGCGTGACCTGGCCGACTGGCTGGTCTCGGGTGTCACCATGATGCTGCTGGTGGTGTTCGCCGCCGCGGCGATCGACGTGCCGCTGCAGGGCTTCTTCATGAAGTCGCGCCTGAAGATGTCGCACGAGGAAGTCAAGCAGGAGCACAAGAACGCCGAAGGCAACCCGCAGATCAAGAGCAAGATCCGCCAGCGCGCCCGCGAGATCGCCAACCGCGCCAGCGTGGCCAAGGTGCCGCAGGCCGACTTCATCGTGATGAACCCCACCCACTACGCCGTGGCGATGCGCTACGACGAAGTGAACATGAACGCACCGCAGGTGATCTCGAAGGGGTCGGACCTGCTGGCCCTGCGCATCCGCGACATCGCCAAGCACCACGACATCCCCGTTCTGCAGTCGCCGGTGCTGGCCCGTGCCCTGTATGCCCACGCCGAACTGGACCAGCCGATTCCCACCTCGCTGTTCAACGCCGTGGCGCAGGTGCTGGCCTATGTCTACCGCCTGAAGGCCGCCAAACGCGGCGAAGCGGCCATGCCGGGCGTGCTGCCTGAGCCGACCGTGCCGCCGGAACTCGATCCGCACAACACGGCGGCCATCCAAGCGGCCAAGGCGGCGAAGGTCGAGGCAGTGCGGCTGTAA
- a CDS encoding DUF2442 domain-containing protein produces MTFSKKQIANAHQAARLAGVVTVMAAHHDCSAGRIVIELSNGVEIAFRPHDVRGLEAARLEDLDEIEISPSGLGLHFPAIDADLYLPALLRDFFGAH; encoded by the coding sequence ATGACATTCAGCAAGAAACAGATCGCCAATGCCCATCAGGCCGCGCGCCTGGCCGGTGTGGTAACCGTCATGGCCGCACACCACGACTGCAGTGCCGGCCGCATCGTCATCGAACTCAGCAACGGAGTCGAAATCGCCTTCAGGCCGCATGACGTCCGCGGGCTGGAAGCGGCCAGGCTGGAAGATCTCGATGAGATCGAGATTTCGCCATCGGGTCTGGGCCTGCACTTTCCGGCAATCGATGCGGACCTCTATCTGCCCGCCCTGCTGCGGGATTTTTTCGGCGCCCACTAG